Proteins encoded by one window of Companilactobacillus ginsenosidimutans:
- a CDS encoding DUF6978 family protein, with the protein MESKEYIRLMNIEKTLNSNILELPPFGLQKYYKLHGKIISNEKFNSIISRTGHINKGKFTILLLSKSHGLMIRFDVLGSNHDEFPTPHLHIYNQNNGLDNSTFISTKELPLILKESLRDLDNRMEIFLTFLKFINVDTSDIKLVGNNV; encoded by the coding sequence ATGGAATCAAAAGAATATATAAGATTAATGAATATTGAAAAGACATTAAATTCAAACATCTTGGAATTACCCCCATTTGGGTTACAAAAATATTATAAATTACATGGGAAAATAATTAGCAATGAAAAATTTAATTCAATTATTTCTCGAACTGGGCATATTAACAAAGGAAAATTCACAATATTACTATTATCTAAATCTCATGGTTTAATGATTCGGTTCGATGTCTTAGGTTCAAATCATGATGAATTTCCCACGCCCCACCTTCATATTTACAATCAAAATAATGGTCTAGACAATTCAACTTTCATTTCGACAAAAGAATTGCCCTTAATACTAAAAGAAAGCCTACGAGATTTGGATAATAGAATGGAAATCTTCCTAACTTTTTTAAAGTTCATCAATGTCGATACTTCAGATATAAAACTTGTAGGAAATAACGTATAG
- the rsmG gene encoding 16S rRNA (guanine(527)-N(7))-methyltransferase RsmG: MKPEEFFAALSEKGIDLNDTQKKQFETYFHELVETNKVMNLTTITEKEQVYLKHFYDSLILDFFDGALITDNISICDVGSGAGFPSIPLKIVNPNLKVTIIDSLNKRINFLSGLVKKLGLDDVNLVHGRAEELGQNKQYREQFDLVTARAVASMTVLTELCLPFVKKGGQFIAMKAEKADDELDAATYAITLLGGKVEKQDSFELPNDAGLRNLIFVSKTKETPNKYPRKPGTPSRKPLVKK; this comes from the coding sequence ATGAAACCTGAAGAATTTTTTGCGGCACTTTCCGAAAAGGGTATTGATTTAAATGATACTCAAAAGAAACAATTTGAAACATATTTTCATGAATTGGTTGAAACTAATAAGGTCATGAATCTAACTACAATCACTGAGAAGGAACAAGTTTATTTGAAGCATTTTTATGATTCATTGATTCTTGATTTCTTTGACGGTGCACTGATTACAGATAATATTTCAATTTGCGACGTTGGATCGGGTGCCGGTTTTCCTTCGATTCCTCTCAAAATTGTAAACCCTAATTTGAAGGTAACTATCATTGATTCGCTCAATAAGCGTATCAATTTTTTAAGTGGATTGGTTAAGAAACTTGGCTTGGACGATGTAAACTTGGTTCACGGTCGAGCTGAAGAATTAGGTCAAAATAAACAATACCGTGAACAATTTGATTTAGTAACTGCTCGGGCAGTTGCTTCGATGACAGTTTTGACAGAGCTGTGCTTACCATTTGTTAAAAAAGGTGGTCAATTCATTGCTATGAAGGCTGAAAAAGCTGACGATGAGTTGGATGCAGCTACGTACGCAATCACATTATTAGGTGGTAAAGTTGAAAAACAAGATTCATTTGAGTTACCAAATGACGCTGGTTTGCGTAATTTAATTTTTGTAAGCAAAACTAAAGAAACTCCAAACAAATATCCTAGAAAACCTGGGACACCATCTAGAAAACCATTAGTTAAAAAGTAG
- a CDS encoding ParB/RepB/Spo0J family partition protein produces the protein MAFKSSETKTQSNGDATRGRVIRVSLDKIIPNRYQPRTEFDEKSITELSQTISEHGLLQPMVVRSYQDGQYEIIAGERRFRALKKLNWKKVPVIVKELDDEETASMALIENVQRENLNPVEEARAYRKVLDSEKITQLELANRLSKSQSYVANKLRLLSLSDTVLEALANEKISTRHGRELLRISEHDEQDEILAKILDENLNVKQTKGLIDDHLNEGKEAEEKAAEKTTDDKSDKASKPAKPKKKPGEFDVNTSIEEVKQNIAKMKKNGTSVSFVEDKKKGFYEIDIRIHDDDLEE, from the coding sequence TTGGCATTTAAATCATCAGAAACAAAAACTCAAAGCAATGGGGACGCTACTAGAGGTCGTGTAATTAGAGTTAGTTTAGATAAAATTATCCCTAATCGTTATCAACCTCGTACCGAATTTGATGAAAAAAGTATCACTGAATTATCTCAAACAATTAGTGAACACGGTTTGCTACAACCTATGGTTGTTCGTAGCTACCAAGATGGTCAGTATGAGATCATCGCTGGTGAAAGACGTTTCCGCGCTCTGAAAAAATTAAACTGGAAAAAAGTCCCAGTTATCGTTAAAGAATTGGATGACGAAGAAACTGCTTCAATGGCTTTGATCGAAAACGTTCAAAGAGAAAACTTGAATCCAGTTGAAGAAGCTCGTGCCTATCGAAAGGTACTAGATAGCGAGAAAATCACGCAACTAGAGTTAGCTAACAGATTGAGCAAGAGTCAGTCGTATGTTGCTAACAAACTGCGTTTATTGTCTTTAAGCGATACAGTTCTTGAAGCTTTAGCAAATGAAAAAATTAGCACCCGTCATGGTCGTGAACTTCTAAGAATTTCTGAACATGATGAACAAGACGAAATCCTAGCTAAGATTCTTGATGAAAACCTGAACGTTAAGCAAACTAAAGGTCTTATCGATGATCATCTTAACGAGGGTAAAGAGGCAGAGGAAAAGGCTGCTGAAAAAACTACTGATGATAAATCAGATAAAGCATCAAAACCTGCTAAGCCAAAGAAGAAGCCTGGAGAATTTGACGTTAATACTTCTATTGAAGAAGTTAAACAAAATATTGCCAAGATGAAGAAGAATGGTACCTCAGTGAGCTTCGTTGAAGACAAGAAAAAAGGATTTTATGAGATTGACATCAGAATTCATGATGACGACCTTGAGGAATAA
- a CDS encoding ParA family protein, which yields MARKISIANQKGGVGKTTTTINLGACLTNMGQKVLIIDVDPQGNATSGLGIKKANVSKDVYDVLVNEYPLKDTIIHSKHDDLDIVPATIQLAGAEMELTSMMARETRLKAGIDTVDDLYDFVLIDCPPSLGQLSTNAFTASDSILIPVQSEYYALEGLSQLLNTIRLVQKHFNSNLEIEGVLLTMLDSRTNLGKQVVDEVKSYFGDSVYKSIVPRNTTLAEAPSYGLPIIDFDERSRGAEAYIALAKEVLKRNGIKQK from the coding sequence ATGGCACGAAAAATATCCATTGCAAATCAAAAAGGTGGTGTTGGTAAAACCACTACTACCATTAACTTGGGAGCGTGTCTAACTAATATGGGCCAGAAGGTTCTTATTATTGACGTTGATCCACAAGGTAATGCTACAAGTGGTTTAGGTATCAAAAAAGCCAATGTTTCCAAAGATGTCTATGATGTTTTGGTAAACGAATATCCACTTAAAGACACAATTATTCATTCTAAACACGACGATCTTGATATCGTTCCTGCCACTATTCAACTTGCTGGTGCTGAGATGGAATTGACTTCAATGATGGCCCGTGAGACTCGTCTAAAAGCTGGTATTGATACAGTTGACGATCTCTATGACTTTGTTTTGATTGATTGCCCACCTTCACTTGGTCAACTTTCGACCAACGCATTTACAGCTAGCGATTCAATTCTCATTCCTGTTCAAAGTGAGTACTATGCTCTTGAAGGTTTGAGTCAATTATTAAATACAATCCGTTTAGTTCAAAAACACTTCAATTCGAATTTGGAAATTGAGGGTGTTCTATTAACTATGCTCGATTCAAGAACAAATCTTGGTAAACAAGTTGTTGACGAAGTTAAATCTTACTTTGGTGACAGTGTTTACAAATCAATCGTACCTAGAAATACAACATTGGCTGAAGCCCCAAGTTATGGCTTGCCAATTATTGATTTCGATGAACGTTCTCGTGGTGCAGAGGCTTATATTGCACTAGCCAAGGAGGTACTAAAACGTAATGGCATCAAGCAAAAATAA
- a CDS encoding ParB/RepB/Spo0J family partition protein, with protein MASSKNKKGLGKGIDAIFSEFEAIDENSESVVDLNLDEIRPNPYQPRKTFDEHALNELAKSIDQNGVFQPIIVRESVNGFEIIAGERRFRASKIAKKTTIPAIVRPLSESGMMEIAVLENLQREDLTPLEEADAYQTLITKLNLTQEQVSQRLGKSRPYIANYLRLLNLPESTKQLVQSGALSMGQARTLLSLKDQDQIEKLAQKAVDEDLTVRQLEQLATETKHDVKKENKAKKAKSPFVKATEDKLVEKFDTQVAVKTSRNGHGKLEIDFTNTDDLNRILDILGIQID; from the coding sequence ATGGCATCAAGCAAAAATAAAAAAGGCTTAGGAAAAGGCATTGACGCGATCTTTTCTGAATTTGAAGCCATCGATGAAAATAGCGAAAGCGTTGTAGACCTCAACTTAGATGAAATCAGACCTAATCCATACCAACCTAGAAAAACTTTTGACGAACATGCTTTGAATGAGTTGGCTAAATCAATTGATCAAAACGGTGTTTTCCAACCCATTATTGTTCGTGAAAGTGTTAATGGATTCGAAATCATTGCGGGTGAGAGAAGATTCCGTGCTAGTAAGATTGCCAAGAAGACTACTATTCCTGCAATTGTTCGTCCACTGAGTGAATCAGGGATGATGGAAATTGCCGTCTTGGAAAACTTGCAGCGTGAAGATTTGACACCACTTGAAGAAGCAGATGCTTATCAAACGTTGATTACTAAATTGAATTTGACGCAAGAACAAGTTTCTCAACGTCTGGGCAAGAGTAGACCATATATTGCCAATTACTTGAGATTATTAAACTTGCCTGAATCAACGAAACAATTAGTTCAAAGTGGTGCTCTATCAATGGGTCAAGCTAGAACATTGTTGAGTTTGAAGGATCAGGATCAAATTGAAAAGTTGGCACAAAAAGCCGTTGATGAGGATCTGACTGTTAGACAGTTGGAACAATTAGCAACTGAAACCAAACATGATGTTAAAAAAGAAAACAAAGCTAAAAAAGCAAAATCACCTTTTGTCAAAGCAACTGAAGATAAATTGGTTGAAAAATTCGATACTCAAGTTGCTGTAAAAACCAGTCGCAATGGACATGGTAAGTTGGAAATTGATTTTACCAACACGGACGACTTGAATCGTATTTTAGACATATTAGGAATCCAAATAGATTAG
- a CDS encoding DUF951 domain-containing protein, with the protein MFNLGDIIMMKKPHACGENRWEVIRLGADIKIKCMGCGHIVMIPRAEFKKKFKKVLTVAADVDTNNEEFYLKQTQIMQPNTINNEEDL; encoded by the coding sequence ATGTTTAATTTAGGAGACATCATCATGATGAAAAAGCCTCACGCTTGTGGGGAAAATCGTTGGGAAGTTATTCGACTTGGCGCAGACATTAAGATTAAATGTATGGGCTGCGGTCATATCGTAATGATCCCACGTGCTGAATTTAAGAAGAAGTTCAAGAAAGTATTAACTGTCGCTGCTGACGTTGATACAAACAATGAAGAATTTTATTTGAAACAAACACAAATTATGCAACCTAATACAATCAATAATGAGGAGGATTTATAA
- the ychF gene encoding redox-regulated ATPase YchF: protein MALTAGIVGLPNVGKSTLFNAITKAGAEMANYPFATIDPNVGMVEVPDKRLSRIDELIPAKKVIHTTFEFTDIAGIVKGASKGEGLGNKFLENIRQVDAIVHVVRAFDDDNITSVTGTVDPLDDIETINLELSIADLDSVNKRYTKVEKQATSAKDKDAIAEFEVLKKIKPVLEEGGAVRSIEFNEDEEKIVKGLFLLTSKPVLYVANIAEDDMADPEGSKYYKVIEDYAAKEDAEVIGVSAKTEEEIAELDDNDRRDFLEAEGVTESGLDKLIKASYKLLGLRTFFTAGGKETRAWTFHEGMKAPQVAGIIHSDFERGFIRAEVMAFDDLDKLGSEQAVKEAGKLGLEGKDYEVQDGDIIEFRFNV, encoded by the coding sequence ATGGCCTTAACTGCCGGAATCGTAGGTTTACCAAACGTTGGTAAATCAACACTATTTAATGCTATTACTAAAGCTGGTGCGGAGATGGCTAACTACCCATTCGCTACAATTGACCCTAACGTCGGAATGGTTGAAGTACCAGACAAGAGATTATCAAGAATTGATGAATTAATTCCTGCTAAAAAAGTTATTCATACAACTTTCGAGTTCACTGATATTGCCGGAATCGTTAAAGGTGCCAGCAAGGGTGAAGGCTTAGGAAATAAATTTTTGGAAAATATTCGCCAGGTTGATGCAATTGTTCACGTTGTTCGTGCATTTGATGACGACAATATTACTAGTGTTACTGGTACTGTTGATCCATTGGATGACATTGAAACAATCAACTTGGAATTGAGTATTGCTGATCTTGATAGTGTTAACAAGCGTTATACAAAAGTTGAAAAGCAAGCAACTAGTGCAAAAGATAAAGATGCTATTGCTGAATTCGAAGTTCTCAAGAAGATCAAACCTGTTCTTGAAGAGGGTGGCGCTGTTCGTTCAATCGAATTCAACGAAGATGAAGAAAAAATTGTTAAAGGTTTATTCTTACTAACATCTAAACCTGTTTTGTATGTTGCTAACATTGCTGAAGACGATATGGCAGATCCAGAAGGATCCAAGTATTATAAAGTTATCGAAGATTATGCTGCCAAAGAAGATGCTGAAGTTATTGGCGTTTCAGCTAAGACTGAAGAAGAAATTGCTGAACTTGACGACAATGACAGACGTGACTTTTTGGAAGCTGAGGGTGTTACTGAGTCAGGTCTAGATAAATTAATCAAAGCAAGTTATAAACTATTAGGTTTGAGAACCTTCTTTACTGCCGGTGGCAAAGAAACTCGTGCTTGGACATTCCATGAAGGAATGAAGGCACCTCAAGTTGCTGGTATTATCCACTCTGATTTTGAACGTGGATTTATTCGTGCCGAAGTTATGGCATTTGATGATTTGGACAAATTAGGCAGCGAACAAGCTGTTAAAGAAGCCGGAAAACTTGGACTTGAAGGTAAAGACTACGAAGTTCAAGATGGCGACATTATCGAATTTAGATTTAATGTTTAA
- a CDS encoding DUF1129 family protein produces the protein MADDLRERNKKATEKQKRNSEKKEKSAEISEKINSADPVELRKQLSNKNEEYVFKLNKRLTDDDFTEDEAKESIDNLLPEIVANQIKGIPANQLYGPVSKKAGDIAHPVKPKKKTPFWALSIDTSLLFFALFSVLYGVVGLTSTKQTTQNQTGIITLVLLAAMWGVLLTWFNIQMKKPKGERPGLLVTIGYLGAGLVIMFVFLGIMQFVPRSINPGLNGIVYLVLAVVAYGGRFLYRKYMHITTRGFI, from the coding sequence ATGGCTGACGACTTAAGAGAGAGAAATAAAAAAGCTACTGAAAAGCAAAAGAGAAATTCTGAGAAGAAAGAAAAGTCTGCAGAAATTTCTGAAAAAATTAATAGCGCCGATCCAGTTGAATTACGTAAACAATTAAGTAACAAGAACGAAGAATATGTATTCAAACTAAATAAACGTTTGACGGATGATGATTTTACTGAGGATGAAGCTAAAGAATCCATTGATAACTTGCTTCCAGAAATCGTTGCCAACCAAATTAAAGGTATTCCAGCAAATCAACTGTATGGACCTGTTTCAAAGAAGGCTGGTGACATAGCTCATCCAGTTAAGCCTAAAAAGAAAACACCATTTTGGGCATTGAGTATTGATACATCATTATTGTTCTTCGCACTATTCAGTGTTTTGTATGGTGTAGTTGGATTAACAAGTACAAAACAAACAACTCAAAACCAAACAGGTATCATCACATTAGTATTGCTAGCCGCAATGTGGGGTGTATTACTAACTTGGTTCAATATACAAATGAAAAAACCAAAGGGCGAACGTCCAGGACTATTAGTAACAATCGGTTATTTAGGTGCCGGATTAGTAATTATGTTCGTCTTCCTAGGAATTATGCAATTCGTACCAAGAAGCATCAACCCAGGCTTAAACGGAATCGTATACTTAGTATTAGCCGTAGTAGCTTATGGTGGCCGTTTCTTGTATAGAAAATATATGCACATCACAACAAGAGGTTTCATTTAA